Proteins encoded together in one Microbacterium oxydans window:
- a CDS encoding helicase-associated domain-containing protein — translation MSTHARPLADWLAAARDDELLRLLSARGVRPDAGWQDFFDAAESLLDPTSLARLLPSLTAAEARALLDAVSGGSAGPEQEQLIALALLRPDGTPYPPVVTALAGRTAPEPPPGPETTRASSETASAHAAERAFTTVAVLADLLLITRERPFALLIGGGVSSGEKRQLAESGVAVDLVDTLVAVALQAGLAVTAERRLRSSRSAEDWLRSSAVERWSVLAASFRDALPRGVRSPDGGWIPPEQWPLAHPWDPSWPERSRTLHEAARHLGLIAEDGTEPEWAAGLRRGDAPDAGALARLLPTEVDRIFLQNDLTAIAPGPLEPALDVRLRTIAARESAAQASSYRFTSESVAHAFVAGETEQSILDFLGAISLTGIPQPLGYLIGQTAQRHGLVRVSTDEETGRTRIESSDPHLIQAMAVDQSLRPLALSAHVESLTTRVSRETVYWALTDARYPATLVDSDGALVIRERHPAPPAASPSTGAPDLSSLIARLRSHQGPDADAAWLDRELEAAVRAKSVLQVTVGMPDGSTRELLLEATGMGGGRLRGRDRAADVERTLPVSSILAATIVAP, via the coding sequence ATGAGCACTCACGCACGACCGCTGGCGGATTGGCTGGCGGCCGCGCGCGACGACGAGCTGCTCCGTCTCCTCTCCGCACGCGGCGTACGACCGGATGCCGGGTGGCAGGACTTCTTCGACGCCGCCGAGTCCCTGCTCGATCCGACGTCTCTGGCCAGGCTCCTCCCCTCGCTCACGGCGGCGGAGGCGAGGGCGCTGCTCGACGCGGTGTCGGGCGGGAGCGCCGGCCCCGAGCAGGAGCAGCTGATCGCCCTCGCACTCCTGCGCCCGGACGGCACACCGTATCCGCCCGTGGTCACGGCCCTCGCCGGACGTACCGCGCCGGAGCCTCCCCCGGGGCCCGAGACCACGCGTGCCTCCTCCGAGACCGCCTCCGCTCACGCCGCGGAGCGTGCGTTCACGACCGTCGCCGTGCTCGCCGACCTGCTCCTCATCACGCGGGAGCGCCCGTTCGCGCTGCTGATCGGCGGAGGGGTGAGCTCCGGCGAGAAGCGCCAGCTCGCCGAGTCGGGTGTCGCGGTGGATCTCGTGGACACCCTCGTCGCCGTCGCGCTCCAAGCGGGGCTGGCGGTCACCGCCGAGCGTCGGCTGCGCTCGAGCCGATCCGCGGAGGACTGGCTGCGCTCGTCGGCCGTCGAACGCTGGAGCGTGCTCGCCGCCTCGTTCCGCGACGCGCTTCCTCGCGGCGTCCGCTCCCCGGACGGCGGATGGATCCCCCCGGAGCAGTGGCCCCTCGCCCATCCCTGGGACCCGTCGTGGCCGGAGCGGTCCCGCACGCTGCACGAGGCGGCGCGACACCTCGGCCTGATCGCGGAGGACGGCACCGAACCGGAGTGGGCCGCCGGGTTGCGCCGCGGAGACGCCCCCGACGCCGGTGCACTCGCTCGCCTGCTGCCGACCGAGGTCGACCGGATCTTCCTCCAGAACGACCTCACGGCGATCGCCCCCGGTCCGCTCGAGCCCGCCCTGGACGTGCGGCTCCGCACGATCGCGGCCCGCGAGTCCGCGGCCCAGGCCTCGTCGTACCGCTTCACCTCGGAGTCCGTGGCACATGCGTTCGTCGCGGGCGAGACCGAGCAGTCGATCCTCGACTTCCTGGGCGCCATCTCGCTCACGGGCATCCCGCAGCCGCTGGGCTATCTGATCGGACAGACCGCGCAGCGGCATGGGCTCGTCCGCGTCTCGACCGACGAAGAGACAGGCCGCACGCGGATCGAGAGCTCCGACCCTCACCTCATCCAGGCGATGGCCGTGGACCAGTCGCTGCGTCCGCTCGCGCTCAGCGCGCACGTCGAGTCGCTCACCACCCGCGTGAGCCGCGAGACGGTGTACTGGGCGCTCACCGACGCCCGGTACCCGGCGACGCTCGTCGACTCCGACGGCGCCCTCGTGATCCGTGAGCGCCACCCGGCACCGCCGGCGGCGTCCCCGAGCACCGGCGCACCCGACCTGTCGTCCCTGATCGCCCGACTGCGCTCCCACCAGGGGCCCGACGCCGATGCCGCCTGGCTGGATCGGGAGCTCGAGGCCGCCGTCCGCGCGAAGTCCGTCCTCCAGGTCACCGTCGGGATGCCCGACGGGTCGACGAGGGAACTCCTCCTGGAGGCGACCGGCATGGGCGGTGGCCGCCTCCGCGGACGGGATCGTGCGGCCGACGTCGAGCGCACCCTGCCGGTGTCGAGCATCCTCGCAGCCACGATCGTCGCGCCGTAG
- a CDS encoding DNA repair helicase XPB translates to MSDGPLIVQSDRTVLLEVAHADAESARHELAIFAELERAPEHIHTYRITRLGLWNARAAGHTAEDMLETLDRWSRFPVPPSVAVDLRETVNRYGRLVIERDDEGTLILRSSDPAVLTQVAHNKRIQPLLIGHPSPETFVVDAWARGQIKQELLKIGWPAEDLAGYTPGTPHEIDLAEDGWQIRPYQQDAVDAFSKDGSGVVVLPCGAGKTIVGAGAMAATKTTTLILVTNTVSARQWRDELLKRTSLTPEEIGEYSGQAKEVKPVTIATYQILTAKRKGEYAHLALLDALDWGLIVYDEVHLLPAPVFKLTADLQARRRIGLTATLVREDGREGDVFSLIGPKRFDAPWKQIEAQGFISPAACYEVRVDLPPSDRLEYAAATDDERYRLAASAPAKVQAVRELIAKHEGERILVIGQYLDQLESLSEALNAPQITGATPVDEREELYRAFREGDISLLVVSKVANFSIDLPEASVAIQVSGSFGSRQEEAQRLGRLLRPKQSGHTASFYTLVARDTIDQDYAQNRQRFLAEQGYSYTIMDSDAIAA, encoded by the coding sequence ATGTCTGATGGCCCCTTGATCGTCCAGAGCGATCGCACCGTGCTGCTCGAAGTCGCCCACGCCGACGCGGAGAGCGCGCGCCATGAGCTCGCGATCTTCGCCGAACTGGAACGGGCGCCCGAGCACATCCACACCTATCGGATCACCCGGCTCGGGCTGTGGAACGCGCGCGCTGCGGGACACACCGCCGAGGACATGCTGGAGACGCTGGACCGCTGGTCGCGTTTCCCGGTGCCGCCGTCGGTCGCGGTCGACCTGCGCGAGACGGTGAACCGCTACGGACGACTCGTGATCGAGCGCGACGACGAGGGCACGCTGATCCTGCGCTCCTCCGATCCCGCCGTGCTGACGCAGGTCGCCCACAACAAGCGCATCCAGCCCCTGCTGATCGGGCACCCGTCCCCGGAGACCTTCGTGGTCGACGCCTGGGCGCGCGGGCAGATCAAGCAGGAGCTGCTGAAGATCGGCTGGCCGGCGGAAGACCTCGCCGGCTACACGCCGGGGACGCCGCACGAGATCGACCTCGCCGAGGACGGATGGCAGATCCGCCCGTACCAGCAGGACGCGGTGGACGCCTTCTCGAAGGACGGCTCGGGTGTCGTGGTGCTCCCCTGCGGCGCGGGCAAGACGATCGTCGGCGCCGGAGCCATGGCCGCGACCAAGACGACCACGCTGATCCTCGTCACGAACACGGTGTCCGCCCGCCAGTGGCGCGACGAGCTCCTCAAGCGCACGAGCCTGACCCCCGAGGAGATCGGCGAGTACTCCGGCCAGGCCAAGGAGGTCAAGCCGGTCACGATCGCGACGTACCAGATCCTGACGGCGAAGCGGAAGGGCGAGTACGCGCACCTGGCGTTGCTGGATGCTCTCGACTGGGGACTCATCGTGTACGACGAGGTCCACCTGCTCCCGGCTCCCGTGTTCAAGCTCACCGCCGACCTGCAGGCCCGCCGTCGCATCGGTCTCACGGCGACCCTCGTGCGCGAGGACGGCCGCGAGGGCGACGTGTTCAGCCTGATCGGTCCGAAGCGGTTCGACGCCCCGTGGAAGCAGATCGAGGCGCAGGGCTTCATCTCCCCCGCCGCCTGCTACGAGGTGCGCGTCGACCTCCCGCCGAGCGACCGGCTCGAGTACGCGGCCGCGACCGACGACGAGCGGTACCGCCTCGCGGCATCCGCTCCGGCGAAGGTGCAGGCCGTGCGCGAGCTCATCGCCAAGCACGAGGGTGAGCGCATCCTCGTGATCGGGCAGTACCTCGATCAGCTCGAGTCGCTGTCCGAGGCGCTGAACGCACCCCAGATCACCGGCGCGACCCCGGTCGACGAACGCGAGGAGCTGTACCGCGCCTTCCGTGAGGGCGACATCTCGCTGCTCGTGGTCTCCAAGGTGGCGAACTTCTCGATCGACCTGCCCGAGGCATCCGTCGCCATCCAGGTGTCCGGATCGTTCGGGTCGCGTCAGGAGGAGGCTCAGCGACTCGGTCGCCTCCTGCGACCGAAGCAGTCGGGCCACACCGCGAGCTTCTACACCCTCGTCGCACGCGACACCATCGACCAGGACTACGCGCAGAACCGCCAGCGCTTCCTCGCCGAGCAGGGCTACAGCTACACGATCATGGATTCGGACGCGATCGCCGCTTGA
- a CDS encoding CPBP family intramembrane glutamic endopeptidase encodes MSSNEDAIAAPAPVDPTTPPPSEQVAYHRLARLRPRYRWWRMIVTGLVGIALYVAIMLLLIVPLVIVAMFVPGGDAELQTLLTTAQYFDLERPWLLVALVLPLILMIPALLVASRLIEGRGVGLLSSVTGRLRMGWLGKSLLLALAVFVVYFAVVLGWSAAVGETIAPDFSHPGLWIMVLLVLLLIPFQAAAEEYVFRGYLMQLVGGWLRHPAFAILLPVPLFVLGHGYDVWGAASVGVFAIVAAWLTWRTGGLEAAISLHIVNNVLIFLLGSVQLVDANATSGTPVDLLASTLAMVVYALLADRWAGRLGVARTASVAFPTGTAVGGAHGTHHLDPVLRG; translated from the coding sequence ATGAGCTCGAACGAGGACGCCATCGCCGCCCCCGCACCTGTCGACCCGACCACGCCGCCACCCTCCGAGCAGGTGGCGTACCACCGTCTCGCGCGCCTGCGCCCGCGGTATCGCTGGTGGCGGATGATCGTGACCGGACTCGTCGGTATCGCGCTCTACGTCGCGATCATGCTCCTGCTGATCGTGCCGTTGGTGATCGTGGCGATGTTCGTCCCCGGCGGGGACGCCGAGCTGCAGACCCTCCTCACCACCGCGCAGTACTTCGACCTCGAACGGCCCTGGCTCCTCGTCGCCCTGGTGCTGCCGCTGATCCTGATGATCCCCGCCCTGCTCGTGGCCTCCCGCCTGATCGAGGGGCGCGGCGTCGGACTGCTGTCGTCGGTCACCGGGAGGCTCCGGATGGGCTGGCTGGGGAAGAGCCTGCTGCTCGCCCTCGCGGTCTTCGTCGTCTACTTCGCGGTCGTCCTGGGGTGGTCCGCGGCCGTCGGCGAGACGATCGCGCCCGACTTCTCGCACCCCGGTCTCTGGATCATGGTGCTTCTCGTGCTGCTGCTGATCCCGTTCCAGGCGGCGGCCGAGGAGTACGTGTTCCGTGGATATCTGATGCAGCTGGTCGGTGGGTGGCTGCGCCATCCGGCCTTCGCGATCCTGCTGCCCGTCCCGCTGTTCGTGCTCGGGCACGGCTACGACGTCTGGGGTGCGGCGAGCGTCGGCGTGTTCGCCATCGTCGCCGCCTGGCTGACCTGGCGCACCGGAGGCCTCGAAGCCGCGATCTCCCTGCACATCGTCAACAACGTGCTGATCTTCCTGCTCGGCTCCGTCCAGCTCGTCGACGCGAACGCCACCTCGGGCACGCCCGTCGACCTGCTGGCCTCGACTCTCGCGATGGTGGTCTACGCGCTGCTCGCCGATCGGTGGGCGGGCCGCCTCGGAGTCGCGCGCACGGCGAGCGTCGCGTTCCCCACGGGGACGGCTGTCGGCGGTGCGCACGGAACCCATCACCTGGATCCCGTGCTGCGCGGCTGA
- a CDS encoding response regulator transcription factor — protein MTAPRILVVDDEPNIRDLLSTGLSFAGFQVKTVANGAATISAVLEEEPDLIILDVMLPDMNGFSVTKRLRGAGFTAPILFLTAKDGTDDKIEGLNAGGDDYVTKPFSLDEIVARAQAILRRTMQADEESIIRAGELSMDQDTHDVHVGKEPIELSPTEFKLLRYLMLNPNRVLSKAQILDHVWEYDFNGDAGIVESYISYLRRKIDPHTEESLIQTKRGFGYMLKVGKTV, from the coding sequence ATGACTGCTCCGCGCATCCTGGTCGTCGACGACGAACCCAACATCCGCGACCTGCTCTCCACGGGTCTCAGCTTCGCCGGATTCCAGGTGAAGACGGTCGCCAACGGCGCCGCCACGATCTCGGCCGTCCTCGAAGAGGAGCCGGACCTGATCATCCTGGACGTCATGCTTCCCGACATGAACGGGTTCAGCGTGACCAAGCGCCTTCGCGGCGCCGGCTTCACGGCACCCATCCTGTTCCTGACCGCGAAGGACGGCACCGACGACAAGATCGAGGGCCTCAACGCCGGTGGCGACGACTACGTCACCAAGCCGTTCAGCCTCGACGAGATCGTCGCCAGGGCCCAGGCCATCCTCCGCCGCACGATGCAGGCCGACGAGGAGTCCATCATCCGTGCCGGCGAGCTGTCGATGGACCAGGACACGCACGACGTCCACGTCGGCAAGGAGCCGATCGAGCTCAGCCCGACCGAGTTCAAGCTGCTGCGCTACCTGATGCTCAACCCGAACCGGGTGCTGTCGAAGGCGCAGATCCTCGACCACGTCTGGGAGTACGACTTCAACGGCGACGCCGGCATCGTCGAGAGCTACATCTCGTACCTGCGCCGCAAGATCGACCCGCACACGGAGGAGTCGCTGATCCAGACCAAGCGCGGCTTCGGCTACATGCTCAAGGTCGGCAAGACGGTCTGA
- a CDS encoding sensor histidine kinase, with protein sequence MAHKPDAVTSWWRRISLRAKVTGVTVAVLALGLLVAGIGTVPLLRNALVENIDTQLPALVSSDLVDRYFDTANVDGVTTYTPRDEQPRDFSFAIYDAEGALRATARGTAGDAPLFPAEFTLAEANAKTDQVLQMYGSDGEVFHAAVAVMGSEGGTIRIQLVAMPLAPADRIISQYFGIYITIALITILVAALLTRGLVTLTFRRLGQVEATAMSIAAGDFRQRLTDLEPTTEVGRLNAAINTMLDRVDRSLAQRDRTVQHMRRFIGDASHELRTPLVSVRGYAELYRMGAIKGEEDTARAMERIEKEAIRMGVLVEDLLALARLDEEREPEIVPLDLRPIARDAALDLRAAAPGRTVTVIDRTVEAMAPIPLREAPSADPQPSTPPAPRGLSRTALSRLRRRPRQQQEQAPAIDFTEIPDIPVRTPPIVLGEENKVRQVVTNLLGNARRFSPEDGPIEIVVDSDRVLGTGSIAIVDHGEGIPPQIREQIFERFWRADTSRARETGGSGLGLAIVASIVKALHGSVAVSETPGGGATFTVTLPLAPARATPEHLLEDTQPLDRLELP encoded by the coding sequence ATGGCGCACAAGCCCGATGCGGTCACCAGCTGGTGGCGTCGCATCAGCCTTCGGGCGAAGGTCACCGGCGTGACGGTCGCCGTGCTCGCGCTCGGCCTCCTCGTCGCCGGCATCGGCACGGTCCCGCTGCTGCGCAACGCCCTGGTCGAGAACATCGACACGCAGCTGCCCGCCCTGGTGTCCAGCGACCTGGTCGACCGCTACTTCGACACGGCGAACGTGGACGGGGTCACCACCTACACCCCGCGTGACGAGCAGCCGCGGGACTTCTCGTTCGCCATCTACGACGCGGAGGGCGCGCTCCGTGCGACCGCGCGGGGCACCGCCGGCGACGCCCCCCTGTTCCCCGCCGAGTTCACGCTCGCCGAGGCCAACGCCAAGACCGACCAGGTCCTGCAGATGTACGGCTCGGACGGCGAGGTGTTCCACGCCGCCGTCGCCGTCATGGGCTCGGAGGGCGGCACCATCCGCATCCAGCTCGTCGCGATGCCGCTCGCCCCCGCAGACCGCATCATCAGTCAGTACTTCGGGATCTACATCACGATCGCGCTGATCACGATCCTCGTCGCCGCGCTCCTCACCCGCGGACTCGTCACGCTGACGTTCCGCAGACTGGGCCAAGTCGAGGCGACGGCGATGTCGATCGCGGCCGGCGACTTCCGACAGCGCCTGACCGATCTCGAGCCGACCACCGAGGTGGGCCGCCTGAACGCGGCGATCAACACGATGCTCGATCGCGTGGACCGCTCGCTCGCGCAGCGCGACCGCACGGTCCAGCACATGCGGCGGTTCATCGGCGACGCGAGCCACGAGCTGCGTACACCGCTGGTGAGCGTGCGCGGCTACGCGGAGCTGTACCGGATGGGCGCGATCAAGGGCGAGGAAGACACTGCCAGGGCCATGGAGCGCATCGAGAAGGAGGCCATCCGGATGGGCGTCCTCGTCGAGGACCTCCTCGCCCTCGCCCGGCTGGACGAGGAGCGCGAACCGGAGATCGTGCCGCTGGACCTCCGTCCGATCGCCAGGGACGCCGCCCTCGACCTGCGCGCGGCCGCCCCCGGCCGGACGGTCACGGTGATCGACCGCACCGTCGAGGCCATGGCACCCATCCCGCTCCGGGAAGCGCCCTCCGCCGACCCCCAGCCGTCGACCCCTCCGGCACCGCGCGGACTGTCCCGCACAGCCCTCTCGCGCCTGCGCCGTCGCCCCCGTCAGCAGCAGGAGCAGGCACCGGCGATCGACTTCACCGAGATCCCGGACATCCCCGTGCGCACCCCTCCGATCGTGCTCGGCGAGGAGAACAAGGTGCGTCAGGTCGTCACGAACCTGCTGGGGAACGCCCGCCGCTTCTCACCCGAGGACGGACCGATCGAGATCGTCGTCGACTCCGACCGCGTGCTCGGCACGGGATCGATCGCGATCGTGGACCATGGCGAGGGCATCCCCCCGCAGATCCGGGAGCAGATCTTCGAGCGCTTCTGGCGTGCCGACACCTCCCGCGCGCGCGAGACGGGCGGGTCGGGACTCGGCCTCGCGATCGTCGCCTCGATCGTCAAGGCGCTGCACGGCAGCGTCGCGGTCTCCGAGACTCCCGGGGGCGGCGCGACCTTCACGGTGACGCTCCCCCTCGCTCCCGCCCGCGCCACCCCCGAGCACCTTCTCGAGGACACGCAGCCGTTGGATCGGCTGGAGCTTCCCTAG
- a CDS encoding WXG100 family type VII secretion target, whose product MSVFTVDTEAVHAAHGATRATIERLQTESATLMAQLRQLQTTWVGNASNAFQGCAEQWQGAQLHVEQVLDSIGTSLGSVATQYADADQYSASLFR is encoded by the coding sequence ATGTCCGTCTTCACCGTCGACACCGAGGCCGTCCACGCGGCGCACGGCGCGACCCGCGCCACCATCGAGCGACTGCAGACCGAGTCTGCGACGCTCATGGCCCAGCTCCGCCAGCTGCAGACGACCTGGGTCGGAAACGCGTCGAACGCGTTCCAGGGATGCGCCGAGCAGTGGCAGGGAGCGCAGCTGCACGTCGAGCAGGTCCTCGACTCCATCGGCACGTCGCTGGGGTCCGTGGCCACGCAGTACGCGGATGCCGACCAGTACTCGGCCAGCCTGTTCCGCTGA
- the groL gene encoding chaperonin GroEL (60 kDa chaperone family; promotes refolding of misfolded polypeptides especially under stressful conditions; forms two stacked rings of heptamers to form a barrel-shaped 14mer; ends can be capped by GroES; misfolded proteins enter the barrel where they are refolded when GroES binds): MAKIIAFDEEARRGLERGLNILADAVKVTLGPRGRNVVLEKKWGAPTITNDGVSIAKEIELDDPYEKIGAELVKEVAKKTDDVAGDGTTTATVLAQALVREGLRNVAAGADPISLKRGIEKAVAAITEELLSSAKEIDSKEQIAATASISAADPAIGELIAEAIDKVGKEGVVTVEESQTFGTELELTEGMRFDKGYLNPYFVTDPERQEAVFEDPYILIANQKVSNIKDLLPIVDKVIQDGKELVIIAEDVEGEALATLVLNKLKGIFKSVAVKAPGFGDRRKAQLQDIAILTGGQVITEEVGLKLENATLDLLGRARKVIVTKDETTIVEGAGEAEQIEGRVTQIRREIENTDSDYDREKLQERLAKLAGGVAVIKAGAATEVELKERKHRIEDAVRNAKAAVEEGIVPGGGVALIQSGTKALDGLTLTGDEATGANIVRVAIEAPLKQIALNAGLEPGVVANKVSELPAGQGLNAATGEYVDMFAAGIIDPAKVTRSALQNAASIAALFLTTEAVVADKPEKSSAPVGDPSGGMDF, translated from the coding sequence ATGGCAAAGATCATTGCTTTCGATGAGGAGGCCCGCCGCGGCCTCGAGCGCGGCCTCAACATCCTCGCCGACGCGGTCAAGGTGACCCTCGGCCCGCGCGGTCGCAACGTCGTCCTCGAGAAGAAGTGGGGCGCCCCCACGATCACGAACGACGGTGTCTCCATCGCCAAGGAGATCGAGCTGGACGACCCGTACGAGAAGATCGGTGCGGAGCTCGTCAAGGAGGTCGCCAAGAAGACCGACGACGTCGCGGGTGACGGCACCACCACCGCCACGGTCCTCGCTCAGGCTCTGGTCCGCGAGGGTCTGCGCAACGTCGCAGCCGGCGCCGACCCCATCTCGCTCAAGCGCGGCATCGAGAAGGCCGTCGCTGCGATCACCGAGGAGCTCCTCTCGAGCGCCAAGGAGATCGACTCCAAGGAGCAGATCGCCGCTACGGCGTCCATCTCCGCTGCAGACCCCGCGATCGGCGAGCTCATCGCCGAGGCGATCGACAAGGTCGGCAAGGAAGGCGTCGTCACCGTCGAGGAGTCGCAGACGTTCGGCACCGAGCTCGAGCTCACCGAGGGCATGCGCTTCGACAAGGGTTACCTGAACCCGTACTTCGTCACGGACCCGGAGCGCCAGGAGGCAGTCTTCGAGGACCCGTACATCCTCATCGCGAACCAGAAGGTCTCCAACATCAAGGACCTCCTGCCCATCGTCGACAAGGTGATCCAGGACGGCAAGGAGCTCGTCATCATCGCCGAGGACGTCGAGGGCGAGGCTCTCGCGACGCTCGTGCTGAACAAGCTCAAGGGCATCTTCAAGTCGGTCGCCGTCAAGGCCCCCGGCTTCGGCGACCGTCGCAAGGCGCAGCTGCAGGACATCGCGATCCTCACCGGCGGCCAGGTCATCACCGAAGAGGTGGGCCTTAAGCTCGAGAACGCCACGCTTGACCTCCTGGGTCGTGCACGCAAGGTCATCGTCACCAAGGACGAGACCACGATCGTCGAGGGTGCCGGCGAGGCCGAGCAGATCGAGGGTCGCGTCACGCAGATCCGTCGCGAGATCGAGAACACCGACAGCGACTACGACCGTGAGAAGCTCCAGGAGCGCCTCGCGAAGCTCGCCGGTGGCGTCGCCGTCATCAAGGCGGGTGCCGCGACCGAGGTCGAGCTCAAGGAGCGCAAGCACCGCATCGAGGACGCCGTCCGCAACGCGAAGGCAGCCGTCGAAGAGGGCATCGTCCCCGGTGGTGGCGTCGCGCTGATCCAGTCCGGCACGAAGGCCCTCGACGGCCTGACGCTGACGGGTGACGAGGCGACCGGTGCGAACATCGTCCGCGTGGCCATCGAGGCTCCGCTCAAGCAGATCGCGCTGAACGCCGGTCTCGAGCCGGGCGTCGTCGCGAACAAGGTCTCCGAGCTCCCCGCGGGCCAGGGCCTCAACGCGGCCACGGGCGAGTACGTCGACATGTTCGCCGCCGGGATCATCGACCCCGCCAAGGTGACCCGTTCCGCGCTGCAGAACGCTGCTTCGATCGCGGCGCTGTTCCTCACCACCGAGGCCGTCGTCGCGGACAAGCCCGAGAAGTCGTCCGCTCCGGTCGGCGACCCGTCGGGTGGCATGGACTTCTGA
- a CDS encoding LytR C-terminal domain-containing protein, translating into MSKPTRDRFDDVPRSSGRVGAHRAEAPGMNGWVVLLWSFVAALVLIIAGIFGSLVVMGRVSLFPEAAPTPVPTPVETGVVDPSISVIILNGTPDEGLDTQMRETLINNGWASDDVLAGDSSSTDFPTTTVFYVNDEDELAAIGLANLLDGAAVQQSDFYPAESADGQKQFRVVIGLDRSTSAPATPADTPAS; encoded by the coding sequence GTGTCAAAGCCCACCCGCGATCGCTTCGATGACGTCCCCCGTTCCTCCGGACGCGTGGGCGCGCACCGTGCCGAGGCCCCGGGCATGAACGGCTGGGTCGTGCTGCTGTGGTCCTTCGTGGCCGCTCTCGTGCTCATCATCGCCGGGATCTTCGGCTCCCTGGTCGTCATGGGCCGCGTCTCGCTGTTCCCCGAGGCGGCGCCGACCCCCGTCCCGACCCCCGTCGAGACGGGTGTGGTCGACCCCAGCATCTCCGTCATCATCCTGAACGGGACACCCGATGAGGGCCTCGACACCCAGATGCGCGAGACCCTGATCAACAACGGCTGGGCGTCGGACGACGTCCTGGCCGGTGACAGCTCGAGCACGGACTTCCCGACCACGACGGTCTTCTACGTGAACGACGAGGACGAGCTGGCGGCCATCGGCCTGGCGAATCTCCTCGACGGTGCTGCCGTGCAGCAGAGCGACTTCTATCCCGCCGAGAGTGCGGACGGGCAGAAGCAGTTCAGGGTCGTGATCGGACTCGACCGGTCGACCTCCGCGCCGGCGACGCCCGCCGACACTCCGGCCTCCTGA
- a CDS encoding DUF3263 domain-containing protein — MLGDLTERDRAILALETAWPRHGGAKEEVIRAQLGMSAARYYQLLGRLIESDAALEYDPMLVRRLRRIRDSRAARRTSRMPGFVG, encoded by the coding sequence ATGCTCGGAGACCTGACGGAGCGCGATCGCGCGATCCTCGCCCTCGAAACGGCCTGGCCGCGTCATGGCGGGGCGAAGGAGGAGGTCATCCGCGCCCAGCTGGGCATGAGCGCCGCGCGTTACTACCAGCTGCTGGGGCGGCTGATCGAGTCCGACGCCGCACTCGAGTACGACCCGATGCTGGTGCGCAGGCTGCGTAGGATCCGCGATTCCCGCGCAGCACGGCGCACGTCGCGGATGCCCGGCTTCGTCGGCTGA
- a CDS encoding DUF2332 domain-containing protein, producing MTDAVQERYARFAREEAPGRSALYADWAAGVADDIAVRRVLLRIPESRRQPPLVFAVTRLLGVGLVGYPHWRSFVLRHADEIVAECTERSLQTNEPLRLAALLPVLSEIEGPIALLEIGASAGLCLYPDRYSYRFTDEHGGLRAGLDPADGMSAVVLESRVTGALPSLRMPDVVWRAGIDLAPLDATSERDRRWLRGLVWPGEAGREERIDAALDIAAADPPLLVRGDASEQLDALAAEAPPGATLVVTTPGVLVHIPRAEREALIARISGLPGHWITIDPPRLLDVWEPRVGGDWPGFVVAIDGHVRAAADPLGRWWEWRAALRADAS from the coding sequence ATGACGGACGCTGTGCAGGAGCGCTACGCACGATTCGCCCGCGAGGAGGCGCCGGGCCGGAGCGCGCTGTACGCGGACTGGGCAGCGGGGGTCGCCGACGACATCGCCGTGCGGCGGGTCCTGCTGCGGATCCCCGAGTCGAGGCGGCAGCCGCCCCTGGTGTTCGCGGTGACCCGGCTGCTCGGAGTCGGGCTCGTGGGGTACCCGCACTGGCGGAGCTTCGTGCTCCGGCATGCGGACGAGATCGTCGCGGAATGCACGGAGCGCTCGCTGCAGACCAACGAGCCGCTGCGCCTGGCAGCGCTCCTGCCGGTGCTCTCCGAGATCGAGGGACCGATCGCGCTGCTCGAGATCGGGGCGTCCGCCGGGCTCTGCCTCTACCCCGATCGCTACTCGTACCGCTTCACGGATGAGCATGGCGGGCTCCGTGCCGGTCTCGATCCGGCTGACGGGATGTCCGCCGTGGTTCTGGAGAGCCGGGTGACGGGCGCCCTTCCCTCTCTGCGGATGCCGGATGTCGTCTGGCGCGCGGGCATCGACCTCGCCCCGCTCGACGCGACGTCGGAGCGCGACCGGCGGTGGCTGCGGGGGCTCGTCTGGCCGGGGGAGGCCGGCCGGGAGGAGCGGATCGACGCCGCGCTCGACATCGCCGCCGCGGATCCGCCGCTGCTGGTCCGCGGCGATGCCTCGGAGCAGCTCGACGCGCTCGCGGCCGAGGCCCCGCCCGGTGCCACGCTCGTCGTCACGACGCCCGGTGTGCTCGTGCACATCCCGCGCGCCGAGCGGGAAGCCCTGATCGCACGCATCTCGGGCCTTCCCGGGCACTGGATCACGATCGATCCGCCGCGGCTGCTCGATGTGTGGGAACCGCGCGTCGGGGGCGACTGGCCGGGGTTCGTCGTGGCGATCGACGGGCACGTCCGGGCGGCGGCGGATCCGCTCGGGCGTTGGTGGGAGTGGCGAGCGGCTCTCCGCGCCGACGCGTCCTAA